TCCATGGTTCTGTTGACTGTGAAGCTTTGAGCCAGCTGTCATTCTCctgctctccagcagagggcagacagAGACGGTCTAACAGATCAGATTTAAACTCTCATGCAGTTTGTttgaccaacaacaacaaagttaACCCAGTTCTCAGGAACATTGACTCAGCAGGAAGCTGCACAGCATCAAACATCCCATGACGCTGATAtgataaatacaaaaacaatattttataAAGCAAATTTAATCGAAATCAAGGCCTTTAAAGTGAATCTTCTCTGGACCTGTGAACACTTTtctgagctgtttgtttgtttgtttgtttgtttgttgtcagGTGGACCGTCACCTGCGTAAACTGGACCAGGAGTTGGCCAAGTTCAAGATGGAGCTGGAGGCCGACAATGCCGGCATCACGGAGATCCTGGAGAGACGTAGGAGCCGCCGCACTGCAGGAAGCGACTCCTTCCTTTGTTTACGCTTCAGCTTCacttcattgtttgtttgttttctgctgctcagggTCGTTGGAGATGGACAGTCCGTCGCAGCCCGTCAACAACCACCACGTCCACTCACACACCGCCACGGAGAGTACGTCTCTGTCCTCCGCACGCCGCTTCCTCtcggtcctgcagggggcgctgtgcggctataagagagtgtgtgtgtgtgtgtgtgtgtgtgtgtgtgtgtgtgtgtgtgtgtgtgtccacagagaGGAAGTACAGCGCTCCCGCTCACCACACCACAGAACACGTTCCAGAGAAGAAGTTCAAgtctgaagcgctgctgtccACGCTCACGTCCGACGCCTCCAAGGAGAACACGCCAGGTAGCGACTAGCGCGGCGCCGCCGGGCACGGAGTGCGTCTGTCCGccgtcacacactcactcacccGCGTGTCCCCCGCAGGTTGCCGTGCCAACAGCACGTCCTCGTCCACCAACAGTGTGTACAGCGTGAACTCCTCCCAGCCGCTGCCCTCCTACAACCTGAGCTCGCTGCCGGCGGGCCCCggggccggcgccggcgccatCACCATGGCCGCCGCCCAGGCCGTCCAGGCCACCGCCCAGGTGAGGGGACGTCCCGCCACGCCCCGGCGCGGCCTGCTGTGCCTGccgtgctgagtgtgtgtgtgtgtgtgtgtgcgcgcagatGAAGGACGGCCGCCGGACGTCCAGCATGAAGGCGAGCTACGAGGCCATCAAGAACAACGACTTCCAGCTGGGCCGCGAGTTCTCCCTGAGCCGCGAGTCCGCCGGCTACTCGTCCTCCGCCCTGGCCTCCACCCTCACGCAGACGCTCACCCCAAGCTCCGCCTCCGACTCCCGGGGCCGCAAGTCCAagtgaggccccgccccctggccccgccccccgccacGCCCCGGGGGAACCGGAGCCGCCGcctcatctcctctcctctgttccAGGAGCAGCATCAAGTCTTCCAACCACCagtcgtcctcgtcgtcctcgtcctcgtcctcgctgtcctcctgctcctcgtcctccgcccTGGCTCAGGAGCTGTCCCagcaggcggcggcgctgcCCGAGGCCGAGGCCAACAGCCAGGTGGACTGGACCTACGACCCCAACGAGCCGCGCTACTGCATCTGCAACCAGGTGAGCCaggacgcacgcacacacacacacacacacacacccagctccAGCCTCTTCCTGCTCTGGCTGatctgcgctctgattggctcccGGCAGGTTTCCTATGGAGAGATGGTCGGCTGCGACAACACAGACGTGAGTATCCTGTGTGTCACTTTCAgagctgtgtgtgggtgtgtacgTGTCccttgacgtgtgtgtgtgtgtgtgtgtgtgtgtgtgtgtgtgtgtgtgtgtgtgtgtgtgtgtgtgtgtgtgtcctcagtgtcccATCGAGTGGTTCCATTACGGCTGTGTGGGTCTGACCGAGGCTCCCAAGGGGAAGTGGTACTGTCCTCAGTGCACGGCGGCCATGAAGAGGCGGGGCAGCCGCCACAAATAGACTGAGTGGCTCCAccggaggggtcagaggtcacaccgCGTCCCATCCCCTCCTGCTCCGCAATGTCGCCGTCCCGACGCCGGACGGTCTTCAGTCGGACTCATGTCTCGGAGCTGAACTCGTTTTCCCATGAGGCCGTGCGTCCATGTCCCTCCtcgagaggtgtgtgtgtgtgtgtgtgtgtgtgtgtgtgtgtgtgtgtgtgtgtgtgtgtcctctaaTGTtcaaaaagtcaataaaaagcCGTTTTGTTAAACGTGTTGCTTCATTCTTCTTAGAAAATCCAAATGAACGTTCCTTCAGGAGGGAGTCTGACCTCCAGGCCTTTCTGGACGAGGTTCAGTTATTTtgtgacagaagaagaaatcgtGTTCTGGTGAACGGGGCTTTAAACAGCGGAGGATTCCACTGAGACGTCCTGTGGGAGGACCTGGACTCCGGTCTCCTGTCGGAGGTCTCCCGGACCCCGAGGCGGGTCCAGGACCTGCCGCTGAGATCCTTCCTCCTGTTTGGTTttagagcagctcagagaaaaACCAGAAGGTCTGGACTGAGTTACTGAGGAGTCTGGGAGTCTGTGCTGTTCCTGCAGAGACCACCTGGAGACGGatcaacagaaaaataaatgaccaAGTGTAAAAAGTCTGGTTCTGTTCGTTAAATTATCTTTAAAAGGTTAAATTTTTTCCGTCTAAGCTGTAAAAAGTGTCGTTGACCTACAAAGATACACAAAAAGCAGAACacactttcaaaaagtgaaataaatgtgGAAATGGGAGTTTTTGTGGAAGTGGTTCCGGTCTGAGCGGATCCAGACCGGGTCCACGAAGGTGGTCTGAGTCCCTGGAAGAGCAGCTGGTCCTCGTTTAAAGCACTtttcccccaaaacacacacacacacacacacacacacacacacacacacacacacacacacacacacacacacacacacacacacacggacacacagacacacacgctgtAAACATATGTGTTCCAGAAATaactccaggaggaggaggaggaggagtgacctgctcttcctcctcctcctcttcctcctgggcAGCAGACTGTTAAACTCCAgctgacagaagaagaagaaggaggagaaacagactgttgctgtttgatgttataaaaatcagaggaaaagaggagcagctcctcccGCGGAGGCCGGCCTGAACCctgaccctcctcctcctcctcctcctcctcctcctcctcctcttcctcctcttcctcctggtctaACTGGAACCAGATGGTGTTTTTAACCGGACCGGTCTCAGCTCCGTGCTGCGTTCACGGACCTGATGATAAAACCACATAACGGATCAAAGCCGCGGagtttggaggaggagggggtgtgtgtgagtgtgtgtgtgtgtgcgcgcagtgGAGGGGTGTGTGAGGAGTCAGATGTTCGTCTCTGAAGCCACATGATCGTCGGAGCGACCCGCCGGAGACTTTCTCcgtttttctttaaactttccATCGTTTCCCTGAAGCGGAGGGTTCTGAACTCGGTTCCTCACTGCTGGACAGGAAACTCTGGCTTCTGTTTGGATTCAGCGCAGAGAAAGAAACCCGCCTCGACAACTTTCACCAGGCTGCGAAGACCACTTCAAAAAGTCAGATTCGTTTCATCTCCATACAGTTTGGTAGGAAGGCATTGTTGAGAGCAGAAAAGACTCTTCTGACTGCAGTTTTTTCATGTCTTAAAATCCTTTAATTGAAAATTTGTAGTGTTTAGGTGAaagagtttctttttaaatgatttttccAGTAAATCAACTTGTTTTCAAGCTGCTGGTGAAATCTTCTCACATCTGAGTTATTCAGATATCATTAAGCTAAATAAGAGCAGGTGTGTCTGATTTGGACTGATTTCATCTAAAGACCTGCTGGttaaaaaaaccctaaaataaacaaatcaccTAATTTCTATTGAGCAGCTGATTTGTTAAGTTTATCAAATTTATCAACAAAATTCCGTTCATTCATGTGGATTTGGTTCAGACTGAAGCTTTTCTCAGTGTAAACCAACTTTTTTCAGACTCCCTGTAGAGTTTTCAGAACTTTCAGCCTTTGCATATTTTTTGGAGGTTTGTTGGTTTTGTAAAGAAAgtggttttgctttgtttctgttcttcacTGTGATTTAGACCAGAGGTTCCAGACTGTACCAGACCTGCTGGTTTCAGCTTCTGGTCTCTGGATTccccagacctccagcaggATCTCAGAGTCCGCcttctggtcccggtcctggtcccggtcccggtccagacgGTGGTGAAGTGTCTGGATGAGAGCGCCCTGCCTGCTCCTGGGGCTCGGATAAtgagggtgaggaagaggaggtcaTCTTCTGGGCGGTgaggtccgggtctgggtctgggtccgggtccgggtccgggtcctcCGATGCGGGGCGtgctcccctcccccgccggcCTCCTCCTGCGTTCGGCCGGGACgctgctccgccgccgctcctgctccggcccgctgctgctgctgctcggagcCGCCATCTGCCTCTTCTACCagaccctggtcctggcccgGAACCGGGCCCGGGCTCGGCCCGGCCCCCAGGAGCCCGGGACCCGGAGGCCGACCGCAGACGAGGTCCTGATGGAGAGCCGGAGGTGGTTCTGTCGTCTGGAGGCCCTGCAGAGGGAGAACCAGGTGAGTCCGGCAgagttctgcttcttcttctgttgatGAAATGAATGCAGGATCAGAGGCGGAGAGACTCACTGCCCCACCTGCTGGTCCAGCTCCGAACTGCTGCCAAACTGTTTAAGCTAATAGAAACTCAATCTTTagtgtgaaaacatttaaatgaagttTTTGGGAAGATTTCAGGAGGAATTAGATGAATCCTCCAGGCTGAGCTTGAGATTTAAGTTTTATTAAACACTTCGGATCCTAAATCCCAGATCCCAGTGTTTTTAGTTAAACTGGATCCAAACGGGACCTGAGCTGAGTGTGAGCGGCTCCCGGCTCATTGTTGCAGTATTTTTAGAGTGTGAGGGAACGAACAGCGTGTTCTCCGGGTTTTATTTTACTGCGGCGTGACCGACGGCCCTGCGGACCAATCAGGAGCGGCGCCTGCTGTCGGCACGCCGTCGGTATTTTAAGTACGTCCTCGTCTTGACTGTCCCCCGATAAAAATATTTATCCtgtcagtctcacacacacacacacacacacacacacacacacacacacacacacacacacacacacacacacacacacacacacacacacacgtgtttgtcttgttttactGCTGCTCTAAACCTCATGCTGTTGCCGTCAGTTGTTCCTCTTAAAGAGACAGTTTCACATTTCCTTTAACAAACAATGTGGAGGTGGTTCAATCCGAGGTCGGAGTCCCTTCAGGGGCCCTCCCCGCCCTCCGTTGGTCCGCTGCTTTGCCCTCTCGCTCAGGTGTAAACTCGTCGGGACTTTACACCGCAGAGGGAGACGGTGACGCCTCCGGGTGTCGGACTTCCCGaggagaggaggtcagaggtcagagaccagcaggaggcgacAAACCGCGACACATCAgcgaaaacacacatttagaaaCGTGAAGGTTGAATCAAACGAGGTTTTTATCTTAACTCAATGTGATCCGAATCAAGACTTCAGCTTTTTAACCAGTTTTAGAGTTTCTGAATGAGGTGAAGGTTTTCCTGATCTGGTCTTTCTTGGTCCGGTTTCTTGGAC
The sequence above is drawn from the Salarias fasciatus chromosome 17, fSalaFa1.1, whole genome shotgun sequence genome and encodes:
- the ing3 gene encoding inhibitor of growth protein 3, whose translation is MLYLEDYLEMIEQLPMDLRDRFTEMREMDLQVQNATDQLEQKVIEFFVNAKKNKPEWREEQMEVIKKDYYKALEDADEKVQLANQIYDLVDRHLRKLDQELAKFKMELEADNAGITEILERRSLEMDSPSQPVNNHHVHSHTATEKRKYSAPAHHTTEHVPEKKFKSEALLSTLTSDASKENTPGCRANSTSSSTNSVYSVNSSQPLPSYNLSSLPAGPGAGAGAITMAAAQAVQATAQMKDGRRTSSMKASYEAIKNNDFQLGREFSLSRESAGYSSSALASTLTQTLTPSSASDSRGRKSKSSIKSSNHQSSSSSSSSSSLSSCSSSSALAQELSQQAAALPEAEANSQVDWTYDPNEPRYCICNQVSYGEMVGCDNTDCPIEWFHYGCVGLTEAPKGKWYCPQCTAAMKRRGSRHK